DNA sequence from the Planctomycetaceae bacterium genome:
GAAGTCAGTACACTTCACGCCTCTGGCAGCGCCCGGCATGAAAACGTACAACGGCGACGACGCGGCGGATTTCAAACGCATGCTGGATGAGAGACCCTCTGAGAAACGCCGACTGGTCAAGGTTCAACAGCGGTATCTGGAGGTCATGAAGAAGAAACAAGATCGTAACGAAGCAGGTCCGACTCAAATGGCTTCGTTGCCGTCTCCCCTAATTCCAGCCGACAGATCACCGTCAATGTTCAACGTGACCGCCATTTTTGTCACCGGTCTGGCGCTTTTGCTAGTTGGCACCTGGGCCGCTTTTCGGCGACGCTGAGCAGGCGAATTCACCTCCCGGTGGAGGAGGCAATAACTCTGGTTCGATATTTGGAGCAAAGTGGCAAGTCGATGCTACGTACAGAATTCATCCTGATGGCAGTCTGTCCATTGTCCCGAGTTGCGGCGTCAGGCACACCAGAAAACACAGCCGACAGCTCCGGAGCCCAGGCAGAGTTCTTCATGAACACCGGCGATGAAAGGATCCTGCAATGCAAACTGCGATCATGGCGGCCTGGCCTCCGGCTCCACGCCGTCAGGCATTTACGCTCGTCGAAGTTGTAGTGGTCATTTTCATCATCGGACTGCTGCTCAGCATTCTCATGCCGGCCCTGCAGGCAAGTCGTGAATCCGCCCGCCGAATCTCTTGTGAATCGCATCTGAAACAGCTCGCACAGGCCACAGAAGGAGTCCGCAGTGCGACAAGGCGATATCCATACGTGCATAGAGTTTCGCCAGGACACGTTGGAGAATATCTGCACCCGTCTATACACGTTCAACTGCTCAGTATGCTCGACCAGCAGACGCTGTATGAACAGATTGATCGTTATGGCTGGACTACAATCGAGGCACCGGCATCCGCAACAAATGGCTTCGCGCTGAACGTTTCGGTTCCTGTGTTTAAGTGCCCGTCGGATTCGGTTCCCTCCGGAGGAAACAGCTATCGTGCTTGTTATGGCACGACACCGGGGCTTCATGCCACGTGGGTGCCCGGCAGGCCGCGAAGAGGGCCACTGGAAGAGGAATCGCTGGCTGGCTTTTTTCTGTTTTCACGCCGGTCGGTGAATTTCAGGGACGGGGCGTCAAACACCGCAATGTTCAGCGAACGCGTCGTGGGTGATGGAGACCCGGGTGTCCATGATCCCGTTCGCGATGTGCTAAGGACGGCGGAAGAAAACTACTGGCCGAACGATCCGGCAGTTAATTGTGCGGCCGTCAGTTCCAGCGAGCCGCATCTGTCCTATGCGGGCTGGACATGGTTGTCTCATGACTCCTCACAGACGACCTACAACCACTGCCTTCCGCCGAATTCCGTTATCCCGGATTGCAGCCAGGGTTGGAATGAGTTCCGTGTGTTTGCGGGCGCGATGACAGCTCGCAGCTGGCACGAAGGCGGCGTATACGTTGCTCTGGCCGACGGCAGTGTCAGATTCATCAATGAGAGAATCGACCTGCGAACTTGGCGCGCGCTCGGCACGATTCACGGAGAGGAGGTCATCGGTGAGTTTTAGACCGCGTCAAACATTCACCCTGTGCCTACTTGCAGCCGGACTGACTTGCACCATTTACGGGGGCTACTACATTGTCGAGGACGCAGCGAGGCAGCCGTTCGAGTTGAGTATCGAGCCGAAGGAAATCTACCTCTCACTTGACGACATCGGCGGCCAGAACGCCATCGGCAGGCGGGTGGCCGTGGATGTAACGGTAACAAACACCGGTCGCCAGCCAATTTCCATCGCCGATCTGGAAACAACCTGCAGTTGCGCGGTGGCGCAACCTTTCGATCCGAAACCTTTGCAAAAAGATGAAAGCCGCACCCTTCGATTCTACGTCCGCCCGCCGTCATATGGAAAGAAGCGGTCGATCGTAACCGTCCATACGAGTCCGTCCCTTGCGCCAACTGAGATCATATTCTACATGTCCGGCGTTTCGGTGCAGATACCGTTCGTGAACGTCGTCCCCGACGCCATCCAGTTAGTCGCCGAAGCCTTCGATGAACCCGTAACGCACCAGTTCAGCGTCGAAACCGGCGAGCGAATCGGAACATCCGGACAGTGGCTCAGCGGAATGACATCCACCAGTCAGGACGTGTCCATTACACTGCTTGGGGTTGAAGATCTGCGGACGGACAAAGTAAAGCAAATCCTGATTCGCCGTTATGATTTCGAGCTGAGTTGCGAGATTCGTGAAGGGGAACCACGCGTGAAGACATTCGCGATTCACACCGTGACACAATCGCCCGCCGGAACCACGACCAATGATAAGCCAATACCGGTTCGCCTGTCCGTCGATCAACATTCGACCGGTCGTCGATGAAGCGATTGGCAGATGTTGTACCCAGAGTCGCGGTTCGACAGAGGGCCGTCAGCCGTGGCATGATGTGTGCCACTGCCCCGGCGCGGTACGACGACCGGCGCGACATGTGGCAAACAACCCATCGCGTGACAGCTGACAATGCACTTCGGTGGTTTTTCGTTGCTGCCTGCTCCGACGCAGGAGCTCGCACGACCAGGCAGCTCGACGGGACCTCGGCCTCACGAGATCGCAAGGGTCGGACACCGCAGCAATTTCGCAGGCGGCACTGGTCGTTCCTGAGGCTCACATCCAGTTGCCAGTGCCGACGATCCTCGATGCTGCTGTGGCCGCAGACCGCTTCACCGAACCTTCTCCGGTTCGCCTGATAATCCACGGAGAATATCACACTGGATCTTCGTGTGTTCCTGGGCATCACAGGCGGTTATGCAGAGTGTCATGCCGACGACTGGCGGGTATATCCAGCACCACGCATTCGGGAGGAAAAAGAGTAGATCTGAAGAACAGTTCCGGGAAATCTGCTCAGGTCACCTCCGAATTCGCAGACGAACACTGTCCGGATCTGAGACATCCTTCGTGCGGCGGTTCAGGCTTCGTCGAGCAGTTCGACGGCTGCGAACTTCTTGCCTTCCAGCATCGCCAGACTGGCTCCGCCGCCGGTGCTGACGTGAGACACCTGATCGGCGAAACCGAGTTGCTGGATAGCCGCGGCGCTGTCGCCTCCGCCGATGATGCTGACGGCATTGCTGTCGGCGATGGCCTGAGCGACCGCGCGGGTGCCTTCGTCGAATGGCGGCATCTCAAAGACGCCCATGGGGCCGTTCCACACGACCGTCCCTGCGGTTTCGATAATGTCGGAATACAACGCGGCCGTGCCAGGGCCGATGTCGAGTCCTTCGTAGTTTTCGGGGATTTCGCCGGAGTTCACAACCAGCTTGTTGCAGTCTTCGCTGAACGCATCGCCGCAGTGAGTATCGACGGGCAGCACCAGTTTCGTGCCGCCGTCTTCGATCAGTTCCTTCGCCAGTTCCACCTTGTCGGGTTCCACCAGGCTCTTGCCGACCTGTCGTCCCTGAGCCAGCGAGAATGTGTACGCCATCGCTCCGCCGATCAGCACCTTGTCGCAGATCGAAAGCAGGTTCTCGATCACTTTGATCTTGTCGGACACCTTTGCTCCGCCAAGGATTGCCACAAAGGGGCGCTTCGGGCTGGCGATGGCGTCGGTCAGGTACTGGATTTCCTTTTCGACGAGAAACCCGACAACGCGCGGTCTGCCGGCCATCGCTTCGGGAACGGCGACCATCGACGCATCGGTGCGGTGGCAGGTGCCGAACGCATCGTTGCAGTAGATGTCGGCAAAGGCAGCCAGCTTGTTTGCGAATTCAGACGAGCCCTTCTTCTCACCGGCTTCGAAGCGAAGATTTTCCAGGACCAGTACATCACCGTCGTGCAGGGCTTTGACCTTGCCGTCAGCATCGGGACCGACGGTATCGGTCGCGAAAATCACAGCCTTTCCGAGCAGCTTCGCCAGCACATCGGCAGCGGGTTTCAGGCTGAATTCGGAGTTATCCTGACCGGGTTCCGGTCGGCCCAGGTGGCTGATCAGAACCAGCTTTCCGCCGCGGTCAATCACGGACCTGATCGACGGCAGAGCCATGCGGACTCGCCGGTCATCGGTCACGTTGGTGCCATCCAGCGGAACGTTGAAATCAACCCGCATCAGAACAGTCTTTCCGGCGACGTCGACGTTGGCGATGGACTTCTTTGCCATGAATACAGCTCTTTCGTGATCGGTGCGTAGTCGGGTGATGCAGGTCGATTGGGCAGGCGGACTGTTGCGATTTTCCCGGAATGATTCAAACCCGCTTTTGCAGGTTTCCCACAATTCGAATGCAGTTGCTCGTTTGTGTGGATACGGTTTCAGCTCTATCTTTCCTTTTGCACCATCACCACAATTCGGCAGCGAAGCACAAAGCGACGATCGAGTCGCCGTCAGCGATTCGCAGAGAACTCAGCATGTCAGAATTCGACCAGCGTCTGCAGAAAGCCATCGACCGGGGCCGCCAGGCTCGTGAAGACGAAGGTCGTGCTGCCGGAAAACAACAGGCCAGCGAAGAAGAACTGCGCAGCCGCCATTCGAGCCTGCGTCTGGCACTCAGCGAGCACATCGAAGAATGTCTGCGGCGGCTGTGCGATCACTTTCCCGGATTCGAATACTCGACGGTCGTGAATGAAACCGGCTGGGGTGCTCGCATTTCCCGCGATGACATCAACCTGAATCAGGGGATCAATCGCAACCTGTACAGCCGGCTGGAAATGCTGATCAAGCCATTCTCCGACGCCCACATTCTGGAACTGAGCACCAAGGGAACCATTCGTAATCGGGAGTCCCTGAACCGCAGCAACTTCCGGTTTCTGAACGAAGCCACAGTGGAAGGCTTCCGCGAGGTCATCGACGGCCTGGTCCTGGAATTCGCCGAACAATACGCCGCTCAGATCTAGTGCCTTGTCAGCACTGAATTGATGAGTTGCCTGGCACTGGCTGTGTCAGCGGTTTCCGAGCGCAGTCGCACTGGCACAGCCAGTGCCACACATCAAAGCACGCTGGCCGCGGCACGAGTACCGTCCGTGCTGCCGTGGCGCAGCAATATCTGCGACGTCGAAGCGGTGGAAACGGATTTGACCAAAGTCGGCAGCGGCGCAGTCGAACGGGCGAGCGACTTTTCAGCCGAATTCCGATGGAACGGACGGACACTGTGATCGGGAGGAAGTGCCAATCGGGACCACGCTCCCGCCGAGCCGCTGCCGCAACGGGCGCCCATTGGCACACGCGGCTCGGCAGGAGCCTCGCCCTCCCGCGCGTCGGTCGCGCATTCGCATCGATCAAATGACGCGTGACAGACCACTACGCAATGATCTCTTCAATCGCGGAACCGTGGTCGATGTCAAGACGCTTGCGGCCGGGGATTTCCAGTTGCCGTGAGTCCAGGCCAAGCTGGCGCAGGATCGTCGCATGGATATCGGTCACGTAGTGTCGGTCTTCCACGGCATGAAAGCCGATCTCATCCGTCGCGCCGTGAACAACACCACGTTTCAGGCCGCCGCCGGCCATCCAGACGGTGAACCCGAAGATATGATGATCCCGGCCGTCCGAACCCTGCGACCCGGGTGTGCGTCCGAATTCGGTGGCGAACAGCACCAGCGTTTCGTCCAGCAATCCGCGAATGTCCAGGTCCTCCAGCAGAGCCGCGACAGGCTGATCGACCGCGAGTGAATTCTGCTGGTGATTGGCGCGAAGTGCACCGTGAGCGTCCCAGGCTCCCGCACCTCCGGCACCGTGCTGAATCTGAATGAATCGCACTCCGCGTTCGACCATTCGCCGCGCGGCCAGCAGCTTCATTCCGAAATCGCGGCTGTGCGGCTGATCGAGTCCGTAAAGAGCCTGCGTCTGTTGCGTTTCGCGGCTGAAGTCGACGACATCGGGAACCGATTGCTGCATCCGAAACGCCAGTTCGTACGACGCCATGCGTGCAGAAAGTGCCGGGTCATCGGGAAAGTCGTGTCCGCGCAGTGTGTTAAGGCGGTCAAGCAGGTCTCTGCTGATCTGCCGGCCCGCAGGCGACACAGCTTGCGCCGGACGACTGAAATCCAGCGGGTTGTCAGGGTCGATGCGCAGCGGCACGGCATCATGCGCTGGTCCCAGATAGTGCCCGTCGCGCTTGTTCCAGTATTCGCGGTTCCCGATGGAAACGAACTGCGGCAGGTTGTCGTTCAGAGACCCAAGCCCGTAATGCACCCAGGCGCCGAGCGTCGGGAAATCGCCGTCGTTCTGATGCCGGCCGGAATGAAACTGTGTCTGCGCGCCGTGATTGCTGTCGGTGGTCCACATCGATCGCACGATGGCCAGCCGGTCGACGTGTCGCGCGGTGTGCGGAAACCAGTCGCTGACTTCGATTCCGCTTTGGCCGTGCTTTCGAAAACCGACCTGCAGCGGATACAGCGTGTTTCGCTGATTGCCGTTTCCATCGGGAACGACCAGGCGTTCGATGGCCAGCCGTTTCGGATCCTGAGTATCGGCGAACGGCGTTTCAGCGATCGTCTTTCCGGCGTAGCGAGTCAGCATCGGTTTCGGGTCGAAGGACTCGACATGACTGACGCCTCCGTTCATGAACAGCCAGATCACGCTTTTGGCTTTCGGCGTGAAATGTGGCAGGCCCGAGGGATCCGTTTGGCTTCCGTCGCGTCCGTAGCCGTCTCGCTGCAACATCGCGGCGAGGGCCAGGCTGCCGAAGCCAAGTCCGGTGTCGCACAGAAACGCTCGCCGGCACCGGCGGCCGTGTGGTGAATCCGTAAACTGCATTGTGTCTGTTCCCCCCGTGAATTTACCGAAGAGTCACAAAGTCGTTGTGGTTGATCAAAACATGGACAAAGCTGGTCCGAGCGGCGTCCGCAGAACCGTCCGGCAGGCTTCGCCAGGATTTCAGAGCGTCCAGACTGGCTGACATTTCCTGGTCATCGGGATTGATGCCGACGAGAACTCGAAACGCATTTTTCACGAACGCTGCATCGTCCGGGGACGTCGCGGACAATCGGGCCGCGATGTTCTGCGCGGCGTCAAGAGCCAGCCGGCTGTTCGTCAGAGCCAGTGCCTGCTGCGGAACAATGCTCTGTTCTCGCCGGTAGCAATCCTTCACGAGCGCTTCGTCGAATGTTGTGAGAAACAGATTGCGGTCGTTATTGGAATGGAAGAAATACAAGCCGCGGCGGGTGGAGGTGTCCTGCGCGGAGTTTTCCACCGGAGGTCCGCCGATTGTGGGGTCCAGCGTTCCCGCCAGTGAAAGCAGCGAATCGCGCACAACCTGAGACTCCAGCCGAACGGGCGTGCGTCGCCACCAGTAGCGGTTCTCCGGGTCGATGGAAAGGTTGTGTTTCGCGCCGGCGGTCGATGAACTCATTCGGTATGCGGCCGAACTGACGATGATCCGGTGAAGATGCTTCATGTCCCAGTCGTGGTCCATGAATTCGGCAGCCAGCCAGTCCAGCAGTTTCCGGTGAGTCGGCGCCGCTGACTTTCGTCCGAAATCAAAGACGGCCGGCACAAGCGGCTCACCCATGTGTCGCATCCAGATGTGGTTAACGGCCACGCGCGCGGTCAGCGGATTTCTGCGGTCGGTGATCCAGCGCGCCAGCGCCGATCGTCGTCCGGTGCTTTGCGGCAGAAACGACGGTGCCGGATCGTCGGCACCGGAATTCAGGAACCGCGTCGCCGTCCATTTCGCGCCCACGAATTCCTGAAGTGCGTCTGTTGGCACTGGATCAGCCGCTGCTGCCTGACGGGCTGCTTCCAGCGTTGCGCGAGCGGTCTCCGCGGCGGTCACGGCAGCAGGCTTCTTGTCCTCGGCGGCCTGCTTAGCATTTCGTTCTGCGACCGCCAGACCGTGTTGAGCCTGCGCCACCGCGAACTCTCGCGCGGCGCGGACGGCTTCGTTGTGCGTCGCCTGTTGCACATCCGGAGACGCTTCGTTCCAGACAGCGCGCCACGCGGCGGCTCGGCACTGGACTTCCTTCAGTTTCGCCTGCGACAGGACCAAAGCCGCTTCTGCGACTCGACGGTCCATGCTGTCGGCGGCCGCCCCGGTGGTCGCGCCGGATGTTTCTGCGCCGGAGGTCGCTGCGGGCGCGATCGCGTCCAGGGCCTGTTCGGCGGCGACGACTTCCTGCTGAGCAGCGGCGATCAGGTTATCGATGACCCACGGCTGTCGCTGCGGCTGCCACGCTTCCACCGGCAAGTCCACGGGGGCGATGTCGAGTTCACGAAAGGCCAGCAGCTCCGGAACGCCGGGAGGAATACCAACCGATGTATCCGAGTTCTTTTCGTCGCCGCGAATGTAGCGATGCGTCGGAACATCGGGCCACGCATCAAAGACGCGGGGCAGTCCGTCCCGCTGCAAATCGGGTTCTCCCGGCACAACATCCAGACGGACGTGATACGGTTCGAAGAACGCTCGCATCCGGTAGTAATCGAGCTGTTCGAAGGGATCGTACTTGTGGTCGTGGCACCGAGTGCAGTTCATCGTCAGACCCAGAAAGCCCTTGCTGACGTGTTCCACCGTTTCGTCCATCCACTGAACGCGGTTGAACAGAAAGTAGTTCCTGGCGAGGAACCCGGTGGCACGCAGCTTGTCGGGATCGTCCGGATACAGTTCATCGGCTGCCAGCATCAGCCGCAGCATTTCGTCGTAAGGAACGTCGCTGTTCAGCGACTCAATGATCCAGTCTCGCCAGTGCCAGATGTGTTTCTGACTGTTACGAAGCTGTTCACCCAGTCCCCACCAGTCGCTGTAGCGCCAGACATCCATCCAGTGTCGTGCCCAGCGTTCGCCGTGTCGCGGATCGTTCAGCAGCCGGTCGACAGCGGCTTGGTACCACTCAGCCGAACGGTCGTTTTCGAACTGCGCGATCGGTTCGGCCGTCGGAGGAATGCCAATCAGGTCCAGGTGCAGCCTGCGCAGAAGAACAATGCGTTCCGCTTCGGGCTGAGGATGCAGGCCGTGCTGCTGCTGGCTGGCCGCAAGAAATGCATCCACGGGATTCATCGCCCAGTCCGGTGACACCTGCGGGACGTCGGGACGAACGACCGTCTGAAACGCCCAGTGTTCGGTCGGATCCGCTTCCGGCACTTCGTCCGCCGG
Encoded proteins:
- a CDS encoding DUF1501 domain-containing protein, translated to MQFTDSPHGRRCRRAFLCDTGLGFGSLALAAMLQRDGYGRDGSQTDPSGLPHFTPKAKSVIWLFMNGGVSHVESFDPKPMLTRYAGKTIAETPFADTQDPKRLAIERLVVPDGNGNQRNTLYPLQVGFRKHGQSGIEVSDWFPHTARHVDRLAIVRSMWTTDSNHGAQTQFHSGRHQNDGDFPTLGAWVHYGLGSLNDNLPQFVSIGNREYWNKRDGHYLGPAHDAVPLRIDPDNPLDFSRPAQAVSPAGRQISRDLLDRLNTLRGHDFPDDPALSARMASYELAFRMQQSVPDVVDFSRETQQTQALYGLDQPHSRDFGMKLLAARRMVERGVRFIQIQHGAGGAGAWDAHGALRANHQQNSLAVDQPVAALLEDLDIRGLLDETLVLFATEFGRTPGSQGSDGRDHHIFGFTVWMAGGGLKRGVVHGATDEIGFHAVEDRHYVTDIHATILRQLGLDSRQLEIPGRKRLDIDHGSAIEEIIA
- a CDS encoding phosphoglycerate kinase encodes the protein MAKKSIANVDVAGKTVLMRVDFNVPLDGTNVTDDRRVRMALPSIRSVIDRGGKLVLISHLGRPEPGQDNSEFSLKPAADVLAKLLGKAVIFATDTVGPDADGKVKALHDGDVLVLENLRFEAGEKKGSSEFANKLAAFADIYCNDAFGTCHRTDASMVAVPEAMAGRPRVVGFLVEKEIQYLTDAIASPKRPFVAILGGAKVSDKIKVIENLLSICDKVLIGGAMAYTFSLAQGRQVGKSLVEPDKVELAKELIEDGGTKLVLPVDTHCGDAFSEDCNKLVVNSGEIPENYEGLDIGPGTAALYSDIIETAGTVVWNGPMGVFEMPPFDEGTRAVAQAIADSNAVSIIGGGDSAAAIQQLGFADQVSHVSTGGGASLAMLEGKKFAAVELLDEA
- a CDS encoding DUF1559 domain-containing protein, which encodes MQTAIMAAWPPAPRRQAFTLVEVVVVIFIIGLLLSILMPALQASRESARRISCESHLKQLAQATEGVRSATRRYPYVHRVSPGHVGEYLHPSIHVQLLSMLDQQTLYEQIDRYGWTTIEAPASATNGFALNVSVPVFKCPSDSVPSGGNSYRACYGTTPGLHATWVPGRPRRGPLEEESLAGFFLFSRRSVNFRDGASNTAMFSERVVGDGDPGVHDPVRDVLRTAEENYWPNDPAVNCAAVSSSEPHLSYAGWTWLSHDSSQTTYNHCLPPNSVIPDCSQGWNEFRVFAGAMTARSWHEGGVYVALADGSVRFINERIDLRTWRALGTIHGEEVIGEF
- a CDS encoding DUF1553 domain-containing protein; its protein translation is MSKSPGFFEIGRMMQRSRPGRRLLSCGLALVMTASAACAQGNNDSTASADGRQAASQAVSIYQEHVKPVLRQRCFACHGALRQEAGLRLDSADLITSGGDSGPAVVPGEAAQSLLLDRISSAEPAERMPPEHEGEPLSREQIRFVEAWIAAGAFGPADEVPEADPTEHWAFQTVVRPDVPQVSPDWAMNPVDAFLAASQQQHGLHPQPEAERIVLLRRLHLDLIGIPPTAEPIAQFENDRSAEWYQAAVDRLLNDPRHGERWARHWMDVWRYSDWWGLGEQLRNSQKHIWHWRDWIIESLNSDVPYDEMLRLMLAADELYPDDPDKLRATGFLARNYFLFNRVQWMDETVEHVSKGFLGLTMNCTRCHDHKYDPFEQLDYYRMRAFFEPYHVRLDVVPGEPDLQRDGLPRVFDAWPDVPTHRYIRGDEKNSDTSVGIPPGVPELLAFRELDIAPVDLPVEAWQPQRQPWVIDNLIAAAQQEVVAAEQALDAIAPAATSGAETSGATTGAAADSMDRRVAEAALVLSQAKLKEVQCRAAAWRAVWNEASPDVQQATHNEAVRAAREFAVAQAQHGLAVAERNAKQAAEDKKPAAVTAAETARATLEAARQAAAADPVPTDALQEFVGAKWTATRFLNSGADDPAPSFLPQSTGRRSALARWITDRRNPLTARVAVNHIWMRHMGEPLVPAVFDFGRKSAAPTHRKLLDWLAAEFMDHDWDMKHLHRIIVSSAAYRMSSSTAGAKHNLSIDPENRYWWRRTPVRLESQVVRDSLLSLAGTLDPTIGGPPVENSAQDTSTRRGLYFFHSNNDRNLFLTTFDEALVKDCYRREQSIVPQQALALTNSRLALDAAQNIAARLSATSPDDAAFVKNAFRVLVGINPDDQEMSASLDALKSWRSLPDGSADAARTSFVHVLINHNDFVTLR
- a CDS encoding DUF1573 domain-containing protein; its protein translation is MSFRPRQTFTLCLLAAGLTCTIYGGYYIVEDAARQPFELSIEPKEIYLSLDDIGGQNAIGRRVAVDVTVTNTGRQPISIADLETTCSCAVAQPFDPKPLQKDESRTLRFYVRPPSYGKKRSIVTVHTSPSLAPTEIIFYMSGVSVQIPFVNVVPDAIQLVAEAFDEPVTHQFSVETGERIGTSGQWLSGMTSTSQDVSITLLGVEDLRTDKVKQILIRRYDFELSCEIREGEPRVKTFAIHTVTQSPAGTTTNDKPIPVRLSVDQHSTGRR